The Cellulomonas sp. S1-8 genome has a window encoding:
- a CDS encoding GlsB/YeaQ/YmgE family stress response membrane protein, translating into MGIGGIISAIIVGAIIGALGRLVVRGRQHISILVTILIGIVAAIIGTWLAQQVGVAVTDGIDWIEVLFQVILAALFVSLYAGYAGKRRR; encoded by the coding sequence ATGGGTATCGGCGGAATCATCAGCGCCATCATCGTCGGCGCGATCATCGGCGCACTCGGCCGCCTGGTCGTGCGTGGCCGTCAGCACATCTCCATCCTGGTGACGATCCTCATCGGCATCGTCGCGGCCATCATCGGTACGTGGCTCGCACAGCAGGTGGGCGTCGCCGTCACGGACGGCATCGACTGGATCGAGGTCCTCTTCCAGGTGATCCTCGCGGCCCTGTTCGTGTCGCTGTACGCGGGCTACGCGGGCAAGCGCCGCCGCTGA
- a CDS encoding family 20 glycosylhydrolase — MSDAFAVVPAPLVVQPLPLQPFVITRSTIVVVDADDDLMPIAVLTADLLGRVTGRAVEIRYAELDAAGVVRMRLVEDLPPGPETYRVVVGAGRVRLEARTTEGLVHAVVTLRQLVRERPDGGVEIDAVRIEDSPRYPWRGLSVDVARHFVSVPDLKVVIGLMGHYKLNVLHLHLTDDQAWRLDLPSRPELVRRSSAHSVDGDPGGHYSAADWDEILAYARARAIRVVPEIDVPGHVNAALHAYRELNPDGEPAAEYLGIDVGFSRLSDDLPATHEFLADVFGDLADMTPGGYLHIGGDEVLTMGHEEYERLVRAASAAVTAHGKRVVAWQEVASVPDLPEGTVVQYWDTRVDPAPFVAAARDGAQILLSPGSRVYLDMKYTPDFPLGLQWAGCVDLRDAYDWEPADLVAGLPPEAVIGVEAALWTETLRTLEDLTTMLLPRLAAVAEVAWSAPGRRDYDDFAARLRRHGRHWDRMGLVWHRSAQGTWDD; from the coding sequence GTGTCCGACGCCTTCGCGGTCGTGCCCGCGCCGCTCGTCGTCCAGCCGTTGCCGCTCCAACCGTTCGTGATCACCCGCTCGACCATCGTCGTGGTCGACGCGGACGACGACCTCATGCCGATCGCCGTGCTCACCGCCGACCTGCTGGGCCGGGTCACCGGCCGCGCGGTCGAGATCCGCTACGCCGAGCTGGACGCGGCGGGCGTCGTGCGGATGCGGCTCGTCGAGGACCTGCCGCCGGGCCCGGAGACGTACCGGGTCGTCGTCGGCGCGGGACGGGTGCGCCTCGAGGCGCGCACCACGGAGGGCCTCGTCCACGCCGTCGTGACGCTGCGTCAGCTGGTGCGCGAGCGCCCCGACGGCGGCGTCGAGATCGACGCGGTGCGCATCGAGGACTCCCCGCGGTACCCGTGGCGCGGCCTGTCCGTCGACGTCGCGCGGCACTTCGTCAGCGTGCCGGACCTCAAGGTCGTCATCGGGCTGATGGGCCACTACAAGCTCAACGTGCTGCACCTGCACCTGACCGACGACCAGGCGTGGCGCCTGGACCTGCCGTCACGGCCCGAGCTGGTGCGCCGCTCCAGCGCGCACTCGGTGGACGGCGACCCGGGCGGGCACTACTCGGCCGCCGACTGGGACGAGATCCTCGCGTACGCCCGTGCCCGCGCCATCCGCGTGGTCCCCGAGATCGACGTCCCCGGGCACGTGAACGCGGCCCTGCACGCCTACCGCGAGCTCAACCCGGACGGGGAGCCCGCCGCCGAGTACCTCGGCATCGACGTCGGCTTCTCGCGCCTGTCCGACGACCTGCCCGCGACGCACGAGTTCCTCGCCGACGTCTTCGGGGACCTCGCCGACATGACGCCCGGCGGGTACCTGCACATCGGCGGCGACGAGGTCCTGACGATGGGGCACGAGGAGTACGAGCGGCTCGTCCGGGCCGCGTCGGCCGCGGTGACCGCGCACGGCAAGCGCGTCGTCGCGTGGCAGGAGGTCGCCTCCGTGCCGGACCTGCCGGAGGGGACCGTCGTGCAGTACTGGGACACGCGGGTGGACCCGGCACCGTTCGTCGCCGCCGCCCGGGACGGAGCGCAGATCCTGCTCTCCCCGGGGTCCCGGGTGTACCTCGACATGAAGTACACGCCGGACTTCCCCCTGGGGCTGCAGTGGGCCGGGTGCGTCGACCTGCGGGACGCCTACGACTGGGAGCCGGCGGACCTCGTCGCCGGGCTGCCGCCCGAGGCCGTCATCGGCGTCGAGGCCGCCCTGTGGACCGAGACGCTGCGCACGCTCGAGGACCTGACGACCATGCTGCTGCCGCGGCTCGCGGCCGTCGCCGAGGTCGCGTGGAGCGCGCCCGGGCGCCGGGACTACGACGACTTCGCGGCGCGGCTGCGCCGGCACGGCCGGCACTGGGACCGCATGGGCCTGGTGTGGCACCGCTCGGCGCAGGGCACCTGGGACGACTGA
- a CDS encoding dolichyl-phosphate-mannose--protein mannosyltransferase — protein sequence MPTDGDDTERQPAGQGTPLPTAAGALPATAVSDDAPPDPDAHAGPEVRPGVEPDVGPDVEPDVGPAAEPDPVPDPAASGEDVVPAADTAPHGPRLLRRLLGSGTLELDATPRARLHGWLWALGVTALAGFLRLWDLGRPHVLVFDETYYVKQAYSMLVRGFEASWGDEPNARFEAGDTSMLGTDPEYVVHPPVGKWMIALGMRLGGGVESSFAWRFAAAVCGTLAVLMIARIARRLFASTALGTTAGLFLALDGQAIVQSRISLLDPFLMFFALAAFGCLILDREQARRRLAVRTAAILDAGDPLRWGPGLGFRWWRLAAGLMLGLAIGTKWSGMYFLAVFGLLTVLWDATARRTAGVRPWVRATLLKDALLAFLVMVPTALLTYLASWAGWFASDNAWSRNWARDNPEQGLLWLPAPLRSLWAYHQDMWRFHNGLETPHGYAAGPLGWIVQWRPTSFFYPPEVSGLTGDAAQQACGAESCSQAIVALGNPVLWWGGAAAILVALFWLLRYRDWRAGAVLSGLLAGWVPWFAYSHRTIFTFYTVAFVPWVVLTLVYVLGLLVGPAVGDDGTARERRARRWTVVAVGVFVAVVAGVGLYFYPVWAAWVIPWDAWHIRMWLPTWV from the coding sequence GTGCCGACCGACGGAGACGACACCGAGCGCCAGCCTGCCGGCCAGGGGACTCCCCTGCCGACCGCCGCGGGCGCGCTCCCAGCCACGGCCGTGAGCGACGACGCGCCGCCCGACCCGGACGCGCACGCCGGTCCCGAGGTCCGGCCCGGCGTCGAGCCGGACGTGGGACCGGACGTCGAGCCGGACGTGGGACCGGCGGCCGAGCCGGACCCCGTGCCCGATCCCGCCGCGTCGGGCGAGGACGTCGTGCCCGCCGCCGACACGGCACCGCACGGGCCGCGCCTGCTGCGCCGCCTGCTCGGCTCCGGGACGCTCGAGCTCGACGCGACCCCGCGCGCCCGTCTGCACGGCTGGCTGTGGGCGCTGGGCGTCACGGCACTGGCCGGGTTCCTGCGGCTGTGGGACCTGGGGCGCCCGCACGTCCTGGTCTTCGACGAGACGTACTACGTCAAGCAGGCGTACTCGATGCTCGTCCGCGGCTTCGAGGCGTCGTGGGGCGACGAGCCGAACGCGCGGTTCGAGGCCGGCGACACGAGCATGCTGGGCACCGACCCCGAGTACGTCGTCCACCCGCCCGTCGGCAAGTGGATGATCGCGCTCGGCATGCGGCTGGGAGGCGGGGTCGAGAGCTCGTTCGCCTGGCGGTTCGCCGCGGCCGTGTGCGGGACCCTCGCCGTCCTGATGATCGCCCGGATCGCGCGGCGCCTGTTCGCGTCGACCGCGCTGGGGACCACGGCGGGGCTGTTCCTCGCGCTCGACGGGCAGGCGATCGTGCAGTCCCGGATCAGCCTGCTCGACCCGTTCCTCATGTTCTTCGCGCTCGCCGCGTTCGGCTGCCTGATCCTCGACCGCGAGCAGGCCCGGCGGCGCCTCGCCGTGCGCACGGCCGCGATCCTCGACGCGGGCGACCCGCTGCGGTGGGGCCCGGGCCTGGGGTTCCGCTGGTGGCGGCTCGCGGCCGGTCTGATGCTCGGCCTGGCGATCGGCACCAAGTGGTCGGGCATGTACTTCCTCGCCGTGTTCGGCCTGCTCACGGTCCTGTGGGACGCCACGGCCCGACGCACCGCCGGCGTGCGGCCGTGGGTGCGGGCCACGCTGCTCAAGGACGCGCTCCTGGCGTTCCTCGTCATGGTCCCCACGGCCCTGCTGACGTACCTGGCGTCGTGGGCCGGGTGGTTCGCGTCGGACAACGCGTGGAGCCGCAACTGGGCGCGGGACAACCCCGAGCAGGGCCTGCTGTGGCTGCCCGCGCCGCTGCGGTCGCTGTGGGCCTACCACCAGGACATGTGGCGGTTCCACAACGGCCTCGAGACGCCGCACGGCTACGCCGCCGGCCCGCTCGGCTGGATCGTGCAGTGGCGTCCCACGTCGTTCTTCTACCCGCCGGAGGTCTCGGGCCTGACGGGCGACGCCGCGCAGCAGGCGTGCGGTGCGGAGTCCTGCTCGCAGGCGATCGTCGCGCTCGGCAACCCGGTCCTGTGGTGGGGCGGCGCGGCCGCGATCCTCGTCGCGCTGTTCTGGCTGCTGCGGTACCGGGACTGGCGCGCCGGGGCCGTCCTGTCCGGCCTGCTCGCCGGGTGGGTGCCGTGGTTCGCGTACTCCCACCGCACGATCTTCACGTTCTACACGGTCGCGTTCGTCCCGTGGGTCGTGCTCACCCTCGTGTACGTGCTGGGGCTGCTGGTCGGGCCGGCGGTCGGCGACGACGGCACGGCGCGCGAGCGCCGCGCGCGGCGCTGGACGGTCGTGGCGGTGGGGGTGTTCGTCGCCGTCGTCGCGGGCGTGGGGCTGTACTTCTACCCGGTGTGGGCGGCGTGGGTCATCCCGTGGGACGCGTGGCACATCCGGATGTGGCTGCCGACCTGGGTCTGA
- the rsmI gene encoding 16S rRNA (cytidine(1402)-2'-O)-methyltransferase — translation MRGGALVLAATPIGDAEDASARLRRLLAQADVVAAEDTRRTRALAARLGVTIGGRVVSHHEHNEADRADDLLEVVAGGGTVLVVSDAGMPTVSDPGFRVVQAAVAAGLAVTVAPGPSAVLTALALSGLPTDRFCYEGFLPRRPGDRARALAALAAERRTIVLFEAPHRVADALDALVVAFGPERPAAVCRELTKTYEEVRRGPLAELAAWAHADEVRGEVVLVVGGAPADGPRDVADLVPEVLARVDSGERLKTVVAEVAEATGVPKRDLYAAALASRTT, via the coding sequence GTGCGCGGCGGTGCGCTGGTGCTGGCCGCGACGCCCATCGGGGACGCCGAGGACGCGTCGGCGCGGCTGCGCCGGTTGCTGGCGCAGGCCGACGTGGTCGCGGCCGAGGACACCCGCCGGACGCGTGCGCTGGCGGCCCGCCTCGGCGTGACGATCGGCGGCCGCGTCGTCAGCCACCACGAGCACAACGAGGCGGACCGCGCGGACGACCTGCTGGAGGTGGTCGCGGGCGGCGGCACGGTGCTGGTCGTGTCCGACGCGGGCATGCCGACCGTCTCGGACCCCGGGTTCCGCGTCGTGCAGGCGGCCGTGGCCGCCGGGCTGGCCGTGACGGTCGCGCCGGGACCGAGCGCGGTGCTGACGGCGCTCGCGCTGTCCGGCCTGCCGACGGACCGGTTCTGCTACGAGGGCTTCCTGCCGCGCCGGCCGGGGGACCGGGCGCGCGCGCTGGCCGCACTCGCCGCGGAGCGCCGCACGATCGTGCTGTTCGAGGCGCCCCACCGGGTGGCCGACGCGCTCGACGCGCTGGTCGTGGCGTTCGGCCCCGAGCGGCCGGCGGCGGTGTGCCGGGAGCTGACCAAGACGTACGAGGAGGTGCGGCGCGGGCCGCTGGCGGAGCTGGCGGCGTGGGCCCACGCGGACGAGGTGCGCGGCGAGGTCGTGCTGGTCGTCGGCGGCGCACCGGCGGACGGCCCGCGCGACGTCGCCGACCTGGTCCCCGAGGTGCTGGCCCGCGTCGACTCCGGTGAGCGGCTCAAGACGGTCGTCGCGGAGGTCGCCGAGGCCACCGGCGTCCCCAAGCGCGACCTGTACGCGGCGGCCCTGGCCTCCCGCACGACCTGA
- a CDS encoding PQQ-dependent sugar dehydrogenase: MGRRTGDARVQVGAARGVARWCTRDASRVGAAALAGVLLVGGCSSGTPDAAPTTSPAAATSASATPGPTPTAAADPGSVVRDVPTVTVESVQDVATGLDAPWGLAFLPDGNALVTLRDAAGLVVVGADGSVADVTGPGADEIAAATVARGEGGLLGVAVVPGDAATVDVVVYLTSDEDNRVLRATLDGTTLGPTRVLLDGIPRGQNHNGGRLAFGPDGYLYVTTGDVYTTRLAPDPGSLGGKVLCITADGEPAPDNPDPSSPVWTLGHRNVQGIGWAPDGRTFAAEFGQDTWDELNVLRGGADHGWPQVEGIGGAEQGYAEPVAVWATSEASPSGLAVTDEGVYLAGLRGRTLWRVPLRPVDPASLDDPALDAAGVGTPQPLLADEHGRLRAVEVAPDGSLWVLTNNTDGRGDPVAGDDRILRVSVRAD; encoded by the coding sequence ATGGGACGCCGGACGGGGGACGCACGGGTGCAGGTCGGGGCTGCGCGAGGCGTCGCCCGGTGGTGCACGCGTGACGCGTCGCGGGTGGGTGCGGCCGCGCTCGCGGGGGTGCTGCTGGTCGGCGGCTGCTCGTCCGGCACCCCGGACGCCGCCCCGACGACCTCGCCGGCGGCCGCCACGAGCGCGTCCGCGACGCCGGGGCCGACGCCCACCGCCGCGGCCGACCCCGGGTCGGTCGTCCGCGACGTCCCGACCGTCACGGTCGAGTCGGTGCAGGACGTCGCCACGGGGCTCGACGCGCCGTGGGGGCTCGCGTTCCTGCCCGACGGGAACGCCCTGGTGACGCTGCGCGACGCGGCCGGCCTGGTGGTGGTCGGCGCCGACGGGTCGGTGGCCGACGTGACGGGCCCGGGCGCGGACGAGATCGCGGCCGCCACCGTCGCGCGCGGCGAGGGCGGCCTGCTCGGCGTGGCCGTCGTCCCCGGGGACGCGGCGACCGTCGACGTCGTCGTGTACCTGACGTCGGACGAGGACAACCGCGTCCTGCGCGCGACGCTCGACGGCACCACGCTCGGGCCCACGCGGGTGCTGCTCGACGGCATCCCGCGCGGCCAGAACCACAACGGCGGGCGCCTCGCGTTCGGCCCGGACGGCTACCTGTACGTCACGACGGGCGACGTCTACACGACGCGCCTGGCGCCGGACCCCGGCAGCCTGGGCGGCAAGGTGCTGTGCATCACGGCCGACGGCGAGCCCGCTCCCGACAACCCCGACCCGTCGTCGCCGGTGTGGACGCTGGGCCACCGCAACGTCCAGGGCATCGGCTGGGCACCCGACGGGCGGACCTTCGCCGCGGAGTTCGGCCAGGACACGTGGGACGAGCTCAACGTGCTGCGCGGCGGCGCCGACCACGGCTGGCCGCAGGTCGAGGGCATCGGCGGCGCCGAGCAGGGCTACGCGGAGCCCGTGGCGGTGTGGGCGACGTCCGAGGCGTCGCCGTCCGGGCTCGCCGTGACGGACGAGGGCGTGTACCTCGCGGGGCTGCGCGGCCGCACGCTGTGGCGGGTGCCGCTGCGGCCCGTCGACCCGGCGTCCCTCGACGACCCGGCGCTCGACGCGGCGGGCGTCGGCACGCCGCAGCCGCTGCTCGCCGACGAGCACGGCCGGCTGCGCGCGGTCGAGGTCGCCCCCGACGGGTCGCTGTGGGTGCTGACGAACAACACCGACGGCCGCGGCGACCCGGTCGCCGGGGACGACCGGATCCTGCGCGTGAGCGTGAGAGCAGACTGA
- a CDS encoding PH domain-containing protein, producing MTTDHATRIVMSHRLLRRYVLPGERVVLATRRHWAKLLEPAGVAAAVFCVCAWLTYVLQPTLGDGALVVWWLWLAALARFGWFLLVWRVEWFVATDKRMLLLTGLITHQIGMMPLMKVTDMRYSRSVLGQVLGYGQFLLESAGQDQALRQINWVARPDATYRDLCALIFTPVTASQSDGEDDDGGPRRGRARRGDRPPTVPPARTPSRTAAGGGVAVADAPARAVPAPRPGTARTAAPADPSRGDVPDLPDDGDPGTWAEPVVVWPSRDHPFEPDDTQPLRIRPRDETDDVDAEPDEDMSPERRLPPTLAEATEDGTSVEAEAIAGEEALRLDEEEAQERAWDVSDSTARFVDLGRRRWRQDLDAPDDATEPPAGGDIEDGDEGRRT from the coding sequence GTGACGACCGACCACGCGACGCGCATCGTCATGTCCCACCGCCTGCTGCGGCGTTACGTGCTGCCCGGGGAGCGCGTCGTGCTCGCGACCCGTCGGCACTGGGCCAAGCTCCTCGAGCCGGCCGGGGTCGCGGCCGCGGTGTTCTGCGTGTGCGCCTGGCTGACGTACGTGCTGCAGCCGACGCTGGGGGACGGCGCGCTCGTCGTGTGGTGGCTGTGGCTCGCGGCGCTCGCGCGGTTCGGCTGGTTCCTGCTGGTGTGGCGCGTGGAGTGGTTCGTCGCCACGGACAAGCGGATGCTCCTGCTGACGGGCCTGATCACGCACCAGATCGGCATGATGCCGCTGATGAAGGTCACGGACATGCGGTACTCCCGCTCGGTGCTGGGCCAGGTCCTGGGCTACGGGCAGTTCCTGCTGGAGTCCGCGGGCCAGGACCAGGCGCTGCGGCAGATCAACTGGGTGGCCCGCCCGGACGCGACGTACCGGGACCTGTGCGCGCTGATCTTCACGCCCGTGACGGCGTCGCAGTCGGACGGCGAGGACGACGACGGCGGGCCGCGCCGCGGGCGTGCGCGCCGCGGCGACCGCCCGCCGACCGTCCCGCCCGCTCGGACGCCGTCGCGGACCGCGGCCGGCGGCGGCGTCGCGGTCGCCGACGCCCCCGCGCGCGCCGTCCCGGCCCCGCGGCCGGGGACCGCGCGCACCGCCGCGCCCGCCGACCCGTCGCGCGGCGACGTGCCCGACCTGCCGGACGACGGGGACCCGGGTACCTGGGCGGAGCCCGTCGTGGTGTGGCCGTCGCGCGACCACCCGTTCGAGCCCGACGACACCCAGCCGCTGCGGATCCGTCCGCGGGACGAGACCGACGACGTCGACGCCGAGCCCGACGAGGACATGAGCCCGGAGCGCCGGCTGCCGCCCACCCTCGCCGAGGCGACGGAGGACGGCACGTCGGTGGAGGCCGAGGCCATCGCCGGCGAGGAGGCGCTGCGCCTCGACGAGGAGGAGGCGCAGGAGCGCGCCTGGGACGTCTCCGACTCGACCGCGCGCTTCGTCGACCTGGGGCGCCGGCGGTGGCGCCAGGACCTGGACGCGCCCGACGACGCGACCGAGCCGCCTGCGGGGGGCGATATCGAGGACGGCGACGAGGGGCGTCGCACCTAG
- the metG gene encoding methionine--tRNA ligase produces the protein MSRILSAVAWPYANGPRHIGHVAGFGIPSDVFSRYMRMAGHDVLMVSGTDEHGTPILVQADKEGVSAQELADRYNRVIVEDLTALGLSYDLFTRTTTRNHYAVVQEMFRTVHKNGYMVERTTMGAVSPSTGRTLPDRYIEGTCPICGYDGARGDQCDNCGNQLDAIELINPKSKINGETPKFVESEHFFLDLPAFVDALGDWLRTRTGWRPNVLKFSLNLLDDVRPRAMTRDIDWGIPVPLDGWEQNPTKRLYVWFDAVIGYLSASIEWARRSGDPDAWRQWWNDPEALSYYFMGKDNITFHSQIWPAELLGYDGKGSKGGAPGAYGSLNLPTEVVSSEFLNVEGKQFSTSRGRVILVRDMLARYQPDALRYYISIAGPETQDVDFTWAEFKRRTNDELVAGWGNLVNRTASMVHKSFGEIPAPGQRQPVDEALSAEVTTAFGRVGELVGAHKQRQALQEAMRVVGEANKYVSETEPWKLKTDPDRLATVLHTTTQAVSDLNTLLAPFLPHAAQQVHEVLGGTGTFSPQPRIEEVTDLDDDARRYPVITGDYRGVRGTWQPRAIVPGTKLDKPVPVFTKLDDAIVEEELERLRQS, from the coding sequence ATGTCCCGCATCCTGTCGGCCGTCGCATGGCCCTACGCGAACGGCCCCCGCCACATCGGTCACGTCGCCGGCTTCGGCATCCCCTCGGACGTCTTCAGCCGGTACATGCGGATGGCGGGGCACGACGTGCTCATGGTCTCGGGCACCGACGAGCACGGCACGCCGATCCTCGTGCAGGCCGACAAGGAGGGCGTCAGCGCCCAGGAGCTCGCGGACCGGTACAACCGCGTGATCGTCGAGGACCTCACCGCGCTCGGCCTGTCCTACGACCTGTTCACGCGGACCACGACGCGCAACCACTACGCCGTCGTGCAGGAGATGTTCCGCACGGTGCACAAGAACGGGTACATGGTCGAGCGCACGACCATGGGCGCCGTCAGCCCGTCGACGGGCCGCACGCTGCCCGACCGCTACATCGAGGGCACCTGCCCCATCTGCGGGTACGACGGCGCGCGCGGCGACCAGTGCGACAACTGCGGCAACCAGCTCGACGCGATCGAGCTGATCAACCCGAAGAGCAAGATCAACGGCGAGACGCCGAAGTTCGTCGAGTCGGAGCACTTCTTCCTCGACCTGCCGGCCTTCGTCGACGCGCTCGGGGACTGGCTGCGCACGCGCACGGGGTGGCGCCCCAACGTCTTGAAGTTCTCGCTCAACCTGCTCGACGACGTGCGCCCGCGCGCCATGACGCGGGACATCGACTGGGGCATCCCGGTGCCGCTGGACGGCTGGGAGCAGAACCCGACCAAGCGGCTGTACGTGTGGTTCGACGCGGTCATCGGGTACCTGTCGGCGTCGATCGAGTGGGCGCGCCGCAGCGGCGACCCCGACGCGTGGCGGCAGTGGTGGAACGACCCCGAGGCCCTGTCGTACTACTTCATGGGCAAGGACAACATCACGTTCCACTCCCAGATCTGGCCGGCGGAGCTGCTGGGCTACGACGGCAAGGGGTCGAAGGGTGGGGCGCCCGGCGCGTACGGGTCGCTGAACCTGCCCACGGAGGTCGTGTCGAGCGAGTTCCTCAACGTCGAGGGCAAGCAGTTCTCGACGTCGCGCGGTCGCGTGATCCTGGTCCGCGACATGCTCGCGCGGTACCAGCCGGACGCGCTGCGCTACTACATCTCGATCGCCGGGCCGGAGACGCAGGACGTCGACTTCACGTGGGCGGAGTTCAAGCGCCGCACCAACGACGAGCTCGTCGCGGGCTGGGGCAACCTCGTGAACCGCACGGCGAGCATGGTGCACAAGAGCTTCGGCGAGATCCCCGCGCCCGGGCAGCGGCAGCCGGTCGACGAGGCGTTGAGCGCGGAGGTCACCACGGCGTTCGGGCGCGTCGGGGAGCTCGTCGGGGCGCACAAGCAGCGTCAGGCGCTGCAGGAGGCGATGCGGGTCGTCGGTGAGGCGAACAAGTACGTCTCGGAGACCGAGCCGTGGAAGCTGAAGACGGACCCGGACCGTCTGGCCACGGTCCTGCACACGACGACGCAGGCGGTCAGCGACCTCAACACGCTGCTCGCGCCGTTCCTGCCGCACGCCGCCCAGCAGGTGCACGAGGTGCTGGGCGGGACGGGCACGTTCTCGCCGCAGCCGCGGATCGAGGAGGTCACGGACCTCGACGACGACGCGCGCCGCTACCCCGTCATCACGGGCGACTACCGGGGCGTGCGCGGCACGTGGCAGCCACGCGCGATCGTGCCGGGGACGAAGCTCGACAAGCCGGTGCCGGTCTTCACCAAGCTCGACGACGCGATCGTCGAGGAGGAGCTCGAGCGGCTGCGGCAGTCCTGA
- a CDS encoding TatD family hydrolase, whose protein sequence is MARKRRETGWPPPPEPLPSPVVDNHTHLESVVGWRAGGWDVDDAADPAAAAHPDLAAHLTRAAAVGVTRMVQVGCDLDAVVWTDAAVRAHPALLGAVAIHPNEAVLHAGVREVAPDGLDPDPQPRHDVPLDEAIATVAAVARANPRVRAIGETGLDFFRAGERGRQVQREAFRAHVALAKELGLALQIHDRDAHEDVVDVLLADGAPERTVFHCFSGGPGLARVCADEGWYCSFAGPVSFPANEELRAALRVLPASLVLVETDAPYLTVHPFRGRPNAPYLLPGTVRAVADATGRPLADVCAQVGAASEQVYGPW, encoded by the coding sequence GTGGCCCGCAAGCGCCGCGAGACGGGCTGGCCGCCGCCGCCCGAGCCCCTGCCGTCGCCCGTCGTCGACAACCACACCCACCTGGAGTCCGTGGTCGGTTGGCGGGCGGGCGGCTGGGACGTCGACGACGCTGCGGACCCCGCCGCCGCCGCGCACCCCGACCTCGCCGCGCACCTGACGCGCGCGGCGGCGGTCGGGGTGACCCGCATGGTGCAGGTCGGCTGCGACCTCGACGCGGTCGTCTGGACGGACGCGGCGGTGCGCGCGCACCCGGCGCTGCTGGGGGCCGTCGCGATCCACCCCAACGAGGCGGTCCTGCACGCGGGCGTCCGCGAGGTCGCCCCCGACGGGCTCGACCCGGACCCGCAGCCCCGGCACGACGTGCCGCTGGACGAGGCGATCGCGACCGTGGCCGCCGTCGCGCGCGCCAACCCGCGGGTGCGGGCGATCGGGGAGACGGGCCTCGACTTCTTCCGTGCGGGCGAGCGGGGACGCCAGGTGCAGCGCGAGGCGTTCCGGGCCCACGTCGCGCTCGCCAAGGAGCTGGGCCTGGCCCTGCAGATCCACGACCGGGACGCGCACGAGGACGTCGTCGACGTGCTGCTCGCCGACGGGGCGCCCGAGCGGACGGTGTTCCACTGCTTCTCGGGTGGGCCCGGCCTGGCGCGCGTGTGCGCCGACGAGGGCTGGTACTGCTCGTTCGCCGGACCGGTGTCGTTCCCCGCCAACGAGGAGCTGCGGGCCGCGCTCCGCGTGCTGCCGGCGTCGCTGGTGCTCGTCGAGACCGACGCGCCCTACCTGACGGTCCACCCGTTCCGGGGCCGGCCGAACGCGCCGTACCTGCTCCCCGGGACGGTCCGCGCCGTCGCGGACGCCACCGGCAGGCCGCTCGCGGACGTGTGTGCGCAGGTCGGCGCGGCGTCCGAGCAGGTGTACGGCCCGTGGTGA
- a CDS encoding ubiquitin-like domain-containing protein — MTASDQVPGRRAARARDRASRAAAQAVVLALVAGGTSAFAAMHKDVTVDVDGTEVQVQTFGRTVSDVLAAGGIEVSEGDLVAPGLDQPVGRTGQVVVRHGREIAVEVDGEQREVWTTALTVGEAVEELGLRDGVRLSASRSATVGRDVLRVSTEKTVHLVVDGQVIDGVTSGSTVRDALREIGLVLEEADQVSVPLDAAAVDGLVVLVTRAATGGETVTEAVPFAEVEVEDPLLVKGNRAVKTKGKAGLRTTTYSLDVVGGVVVGRTVLASVVTVAPVDQVTRVGTAELPDPSTVAVEPGTAQAMGKEMAAARGWGDDQFACLLSLWNKESGWRWNAENKSSGAYGIPQSLPGSKMASVADDWRTNPATQITWGLNYIAGRYGDPCGAWAHSQAKNWY, encoded by the coding sequence GTGACCGCCTCCGACCAGGTACCGGGCCGCCGCGCAGCACGCGCGCGCGACCGGGCCTCTCGCGCCGCCGCGCAGGCGGTGGTGCTCGCGCTCGTCGCGGGCGGCACCAGCGCGTTCGCCGCGATGCACAAGGACGTGACCGTCGACGTCGACGGCACCGAGGTGCAGGTGCAGACGTTCGGGCGCACGGTGTCGGACGTGCTGGCCGCCGGGGGCATCGAGGTGTCCGAGGGCGACCTGGTGGCGCCGGGCCTCGACCAGCCGGTGGGGCGTACGGGTCAGGTCGTCGTGCGGCACGGCCGCGAGATCGCGGTCGAGGTCGACGGTGAGCAGCGCGAGGTCTGGACGACCGCGCTGACCGTGGGCGAGGCCGTCGAGGAGCTGGGGCTGCGCGACGGCGTGCGCCTGTCGGCGTCGCGCTCCGCCACGGTGGGCCGCGACGTGCTGCGCGTCTCCACCGAGAAGACCGTGCACCTCGTCGTCGACGGCCAGGTCATCGACGGCGTGACGAGCGGGTCGACCGTGCGGGACGCGCTGCGGGAGATCGGGCTCGTCCTCGAGGAGGCGGACCAGGTCTCCGTCCCGCTGGACGCGGCGGCCGTCGACGGGCTCGTCGTGCTGGTCACGCGCGCGGCGACCGGCGGCGAGACCGTCACGGAGGCCGTGCCGTTCGCCGAGGTCGAGGTCGAGGACCCGCTGCTCGTCAAGGGCAACCGCGCCGTCAAGACCAAGGGCAAGGCCGGTCTGCGCACGACGACGTACTCCCTGGACGTCGTCGGCGGCGTGGTCGTGGGCCGCACGGTGCTGGCGTCGGTGGTGACCGTGGCCCCGGTCGACCAGGTGACCCGTGTCGGCACGGCCGAGCTGCCGGACCCGTCGACCGTGGCCGTCGAGCCGGGCACCGCCCAGGCGATGGGCAAGGAGATGGCCGCGGCCCGCGGGTGGGGCGACGACCAGTTCGCCTGCCTGCTCTCGCTGTGGAACAAGGAGAGCGGCTGGCGCTGGAACGCCGAGAACAAGTCCTCGGGCGCGTACGGCATCCCGCAGTCCCTGCCGGGCTCGAAGATGGCGTCCGTCGCCGACGACTGGCGCACGAACCCGGCCACCCAGATCACCTGGGGGCTGAACTACATCGCCGGCCGGTACGGCGACCCGTGCGGTGCGTGGGCGCACTCGCAGGCCAAGAACTGGTACTGA